A single genomic interval of Antechinus flavipes isolate AdamAnt ecotype Samford, QLD, Australia chromosome 1, AdamAnt_v2, whole genome shotgun sequence harbors:
- the LOC127556447 gene encoding olfactory receptor 13C7-like: MNETNQTTVKEFILLGLSGHPKLETILFVLILWMYLVILLGNGVLITATIYDSHLHTPMYFFLGNLSFLDICYTTSSVPLILDSFLTPRKSISFSSCAIQMSLSFATGATECILLSMMAFDRYVAICNPLRYPVIMSKTAYVSMTLCSWTAGAANSILHTSLAVQLPFCGANVIDHFVCEILAVLKLACGDITINVLTMMGSNLIFLVFPLISISISYVFILATILKIPSAEGKRKAFSTCSAHLTVVIFFYGTTFFMYAKPKAKDSVNADQEDITDKLISLFYGVVTPMLNPIIYSLRNKDVKAAVKNMLGQKCFLEKM; the protein is encoded by the coding sequence ATGAATGAGACCAATCAAACCACTGTGAAAGAATTCATCCTCCTTGGTCTTTCTGGACACCCAAAGCTGGAGACTATTTTGTTTGTCCTGATCCTGTGGATGTACCTGGTAATATTGCTTGGAAATGGAGTCCTCATCACAGCAACTATCTATGATTCCCACCTACATACACCCatgtacttttttcttggcaatcTCTCTTTCCTGGATATTTGTTATACAACTTCCTCTGTACCTCTAATTCTAGACAGTTTTCTCACTCCaagaaaaagtatttctttttcgAGTTGTGCAATACAGATGTCTCTGTCTTTTGCCACGGGAGCAACTGAGTGTATACTCCTTAGCATGATGGCATTTGACCGCTATGTGGCCATCTGCAACCCCTTGAGATACCCTGTCATCATGAGTAAGACTGCATATGTGTCAATGACACTTTGTTCTTGGACAGCAGGGGCTGCTAATTCCATACTACATACATCCCTTGCAGTTCAGTTACCATTTTGTGGTGCTAATGTCATTGACCATTTTGTCTGTGAGATTCTGGCTGTTCTGAAGTTGGCCTGTGGAGATATTACTATTAATGTGCTCACTATGATGGGATcaaacctaatttttctagtttttcctctGATATCAATTTCCATCTCTTATGTTTTTATCCTTGCCACTATCCTGAAAATCCCTTCAGCAGAGGGGAAACGTAAAGCCTTTTCTACCTGCTCAGCCCACCTGACTGTAGTGATCTTTTTCTATGGGACCACCTTCTTTATGTATGCAAAACCCAAAGCTAAAGATTCAGTTAATGCAGATCAAGAAGATATTACAGACAAACTCATTTCCCTGTTCTATGGTGTGGTAACACCCATGCTTAATCCCATCATTTATAGTCTGAGGAACAAGGATGTAAAGGCAGCTGTAAAAAATATGTTGGGTCAAAAATGCTTTCTTGAGAAGATGTGA